The region TACATGCCGAAGAGTTTATCTCCATGTTTTTTTAGATCAATTCCTTGGCCATTGTCCTCAAATTGAACTTCTATGAATCGATTTTTACGAATTCCGGAGATTCTTAGAAAACTATCTCGATCCTTTGCTTTGTATTTGATGGCATTGGTGATTAAATTTAAAACAATACTATCCAAATAGGCTGGAATCACACGCACAAAACATTGGTCCTGTAAGTTCACTTCGACTTTTAATTTTGATTCTAAAATTTGAAGGGCCAAACTTTCTAAATTTTTCTGAACTACTTGTTCAATGTCGATCAACTCATAATTTTCCTGAGCTAAATTCACCTTAATGACTGCGGTCAAATCTTCAATCGTACGTTTTAAATTTTCTGTAGCTCCGAGTAACAAAGACATCATTTCATTCTGAAAATAATCGGGATATGTTCTTTGGAGTATATCCATCATTCCACTAATTCCAAAACTATGAGATCTTAGATTATGAGAAACAATGTTTGTGAAGTTTTTTAACCGATTGTTTTGTTCGCTAGTAATGTCGAGCAATGATTTGATTTCTGCTTCTGCTTTTTTAAGTTCAGAAATATCAACCGCCATGCCAAGATAACCAGAAATTTTATCGTTTTGTTTGACTGCAGTAATAGACAAAAGAACGGGAAATGTAGATCCATCCTTTCGTTTATGTATCCATTCTAAGGTATTTGGTTTTCCAATTTTTGCATTGTAAGTTAATATCTCAAATCCTTCAAATTGCCGATTGTATTCACTGGAAAGTAACTTTCCTCTCTTTTCAACTTCCTTTTCTATATGAAAAATCTGAGGTGTGAACTTTCCAATGAGTTCAGCTGCGTAATATCCCAACATTTTTTCAGCACCATGATTGAATTCGGTGATAATACCTTCTGTATCAGTACTAATGATGGCAACAAGTGTACTGGCATCCAAAATAGCTTGGTTTTTTGCTAAGGTAATTTTAAGTTTTTGTTCAACTAACTTCCATTCTGTGATATCTATGATTTGAGATACGAAATAAAGAACTTTACCTTCATCATTTTTTACCATCGATACAGCTAAAATGATGTACACGATATCTCCATTTTTATGAAAATATCTTTTTTCCATCTGATAAAACTTTCGTTTGTCAGCGACTAGTTCTTCCAAATAAGTTAAATCGGCCAGCAAATCTTCAGGATGAGTGATGTCCTGAAAAGTCAACTGCATGAGTTCTGATTCTGTATAACCTACAATTTCACAAACCCGTTGATTCACTCGGAGCCATTTGCCATGTTCATCCAATAGAGCCATACCAATCGCAGCATTATCAAAATTTCCACGGAAGGCAGCTTCACTAGCTCGCAGTTCCCTTTCTATTTTTTTGATTTCAGTGATTGCTTCGTTAGATCCATATACAGATAAAGCGGAATCACCAGGATTCCTTCCTTGCAAAATCAATTCGCTAATGGGTAATTCATTTTGTTTTTGGCTGATCAGATCCAAAACTCTCAAAGAAATTTCTTTAAGTAATTTCATTTGGTTTTCGTTCAAAACTTTTGATTTCTCATCAAAAACCAAAAGAAAACCTAGAAGGATTCCCTCCTTTCCTTTTGAAAGCAAAGGAATCCCAATAAAGAATTGAATCGGGAAATTTTTTAACGTTGGATGTGTGGATTTAAAATTTGGTTCTAACTCTAAGTTTTCAAAAACAACAAGATCTTTTGTGTTACCCAACAATTCGACAGATAAAGATACGAAAGAAGGAATTTGATCCAACAAAATTCCATATTCAGCAATCGATTTTGGTTCCTTTTCCTCTAGGATCGTGATTAACGAAATTTTTGAATCAGTTAATTCCGCTGCAAGTTTTGCCAAAAAATAAAATTCATTGATGTCCAATAAAACAACTTCCTAACGTTCGAATGATTCTAAACAGAATCTATATTTTAATTTTTAAGGTTTTGCTGTGAAAACTTGTACAGCTTTTACCTTATCAATATCATAAAACTTTTTATCTTTATAAAAGGAAGTGCCCGCGCCCATATAAGAAAATTCTGGATTGAGAATATTTTTTCTATGACCTGGCGAATTAAACCAAGTTTCAACGACAGCTTTTGCCAAACTTAAATAAGTATGATTGGGAATGGGCGCTCCTGCTTTTGTATAACTGAAAAAAGCTCCCCCATTTTGCGCAGGTGTAAAAACCGCCCTCCCTCCTTGGTATTGTATTCCAAATGAATTGATAATATTTTCTGCAGAGTAAGTATCTGTGATTCCTACCAAATCCAAACGATCTCGTAAAGTTTCCTTTCCATTCACTGTACTAGTATGCGAATAAAAATCATAAGTGACCATGTCTTGAGCATGGCCAAAGGCCGCCTGTTCACATTTTTCAGAATACTTAAACGGACGCAAACCCAGATTTTTTCTTTCTTTAGAACTTACATAAAAGATTGCAGCATTTAACAGTGGATAATCGACTTTTGCGAAATCAATATTTGTATTTGCTGGAGCATAAGAAGGGAAAGTATCTTCTGTGAATACATCATACTGTTCTACCTTCCATTTATCAGATTCGGGAAGTTCTCTACCATCTTCTATACTTTCTAAAAATGCTAATTTAGGATCTTGTGCTTCGACTACTTTTTCAACTGGTTCCGGTTTTTTCTCCTCAACAACAGGAGCTTTTTTGACTTCAGGAGTTTTACAAACAAAAGAAAAGGAACTAAAAACAAAAATAATGGTTATTGTTCTAAGTTGAGTTGTGAAAAAGTTTGTTTTGGTAAAAAAGTTCATAGAATCTCCTATAAGTAACGATTGTAATCTTGCACCACATTGTGGATTAGATTCTTTTCTTTATTAAAATGAATTGTTTTCGCCTCTTTGATTCCAGCTTCCCAGATAAAAATAAAGGGAATTCCAAATAGTGTAGAATGTTTTTGTCTGTATTTCTCTCGTCCTACAAGTTTTTCGTTTATGTAAAAATCGGCATGAAGGACTCTTTCTTTAGAATAAATAGACGGTAATAATCCAGCAGTACCTAACATAAACAAGGTGGAGATGGAAGAAATCCAAAAATGTTCATATTCGTTTACTTCACTGGTATATAAATCGATATGGTGGTTGGCCCTCACTCCGTCTGATAACACTCTTCCGAAATATCCCGTTTCCATTAGATACCTAGTATAAATAGACGTAATTTCTCGTTTGGTTTTATCATTTTCCGGAGTAGAAACTTTGATGGTAAGGATTCCAATTTGTTGTTTGAAGTCTGGTCTAGAAATGATAGGGACATCTTCGCTCATGTAATTGTAACAAGAGGAAAGAGAAAATGAGACAAAAGATGTGAAAATTATCAGAAATCGAAAAGTTCGCATAATTCGAAAGTAGGTTAATGGAAGGAAAGGAGAGGAAAAGTCTTTTTTTTAAAACTTAGAAAAATCGACAATTCCTAAGATATGTAAAATAAGGCCCCCGAGAGTCACAAAAAAGATCCAAGCGACGATAGAAATGATTCCACCAACTTTTAACATCTCAAAACTTTTGATTCCACCATAACTGAAAGCCAACGCATTGGGAGGTGTGGATACGGGGAGTGGCATGGCAAGGGAAGCTCCGATGGTGGCCCCAATCGCTGCAGGCAAAATGAGATGAGTTGGCAAACCCATGGTAATAGGAAGGATAAGATTGGCGACACTGGTATTACTTAAAAAACAAGAAAGTCCTAGAGAAAGGATAGAAAAAAATAAAAACAAACCCAATTGATTCGATTCACCTAACATAAACAATTCGACAAAATGTTTTGCAAGACCTGTTTCTTCAAAGGCTTTTCCGAGAGCAATTCCCCCTCCCATCAAAATCAAAACATCCCATGACAAGTTCCGGAATTCTTTTAAATCTAAAAGTCGAAACCCAAAAAATACAATGATTGGAAATAGTGCAACGGTTCCGTTGGAAAATCCATGTAGGTCAGAACTGATCCAACCTAAAATGGTGATCGTGATGATACCCAAAGCAATCGAACGATCTCTCTTCGAAACGGATAAACTAGAGTCAGAAATTTGAATTGATGCGATTGAAAGTTCAGATTTGTCCTTTTTTAAGTACACAATGTACAAAAGTATAGCAAGTGCTAAAACAGAAAGAATGAATACTGGAAAGGCAAAGGCC is a window of Leptospira kanakyensis DNA encoding:
- a CDS encoding PAS domain S-box protein → MDINEFYFLAKLAAELTDSKISLITILEEKEPKSIAEYGILLDQIPSFVSLSVELLGNTKDLVVFENLELEPNFKSTHPTLKNFPIQFFIGIPLLSKGKEGILLGFLLVFDEKSKVLNENQMKLLKEISLRVLDLISQKQNELPISELILQGRNPGDSALSVYGSNEAITEIKKIERELRASEAAFRGNFDNAAIGMALLDEHGKWLRVNQRVCEIVGYTESELMQLTFQDITHPEDLLADLTYLEELVADKRKFYQMEKRYFHKNGDIVYIILAVSMVKNDEGKVLYFVSQIIDITEWKLVEQKLKITLAKNQAILDASTLVAIISTDTEGIITEFNHGAEKMLGYYAAELIGKFTPQIFHIEKEVEKRGKLLSSEYNRQFEGFEILTYNAKIGKPNTLEWIHKRKDGSTFPVLLSITAVKQNDKISGYLGMAVDISELKKAEAEIKSLLDITSEQNNRLKNFTNIVSHNLRSHSFGISGMMDILQRTYPDYFQNEMMSLLLGATENLKRTIEDLTAVIKVNLAQENYELIDIEQVVQKNLESLALQILESKLKVEVNLQDQCFVRVIPAYLDSIVLNLITNAIKYKAKDRDSFLRISGIRKNRFIEVQFEDNGQGIDLKKHGDKLFGMYKTFHENKEARGVGLFILKSQIETMGGKIEVESTVGLGTKFTVFLPYE
- a CDS encoding CAP domain-containing protein → MNFFTKTNFFTTQLRTITIIFVFSSFSFVCKTPEVKKAPVVEEKKPEPVEKVVEAQDPKLAFLESIEDGRELPESDKWKVEQYDVFTEDTFPSYAPANTNIDFAKVDYPLLNAAIFYVSSKERKNLGLRPFKYSEKCEQAAFGHAQDMVTYDFYSHTSTVNGKETLRDRLDLVGITDTYSAENIINSFGIQYQGGRAVFTPAQNGGAFFSYTKAGAPIPNHTYLSLAKAVVETWFNSPGHRKNILNPEFSYMGAGTSFYKDKKFYDIDKVKAVQVFTAKP
- a CDS encoding SLC13 family permease, with amino-acid sequence MIRAGIVFSSLTVIPALFGWYQLWLGLTRPQEINLAIALLVSFLWVTELFPLYVTGFLVLFLELVWLLPAWGPGAPKTITFLSCYFSETILLFLGGFVISSAITSYGLDSAIARFVIQKTKGSAFLLVLSLGFATGFLSCFMNNTATAAMMLGLVSSMMKSLEENNPLRKSLLFIVPFSANLGGIGTPVGTLPNVIGIGYLQERGLEIGFLNWMAFAFPVFILSVLALAILLYIVYLKKDKSELSIASIQISDSSLSVSKRDRSIALGIITITILGWISSDLHGFSNGTVALFPIIVFFGFRLLDLKEFRNLSWDVLILMGGGIALGKAFEETGLAKHFVELFMLGESNQLGLFLFFSILSLGLSCFLSNTSVANLILPITMGLPTHLILPAAIGATIGASLAMPLPVSTPPNALAFSYGGIKSFEMLKVGGIISIVAWIFFVTLGGLILHILGIVDFSKF